A single region of the Populus nigra chromosome 2, ddPopNigr1.1, whole genome shotgun sequence genome encodes:
- the LOC133681937 gene encoding elongation factor Ts, mitochondrial, whose translation MALCRNAKGPLSRMLTTRPGVSYGQRYSTAATATPIYQSADDKTAFRYAFGVLSRRFCSQTPPAAAVQMSLIKQLRERTSAPIKDVKASLVQCNWDIEAAQTDLRKRGKVLAMKKAGRVATEGLLALAQNEGKAAVIELNCETDFVARNEIFQYLALTLAKQALLVENASQLVSGVHPVGLESLEELKLNLEHPKISGDTTVQNAITEVAAMMGENVRLRRGFVMSAPSPGILSTYLHTSPQPGLGRIVGLLSLEIEDGNSPLEALQRVGSELAVHLVAAKPLFLTKEGVSSDALESEREILKSQAESTGKSQMAIEKMVEGRLRKYYEEVVLMEQKFVMNDTMNVKTLLSNLSKEVGSPVKIGNFFRMEVGEGIQREEALSADEPAAQAA comes from the exons ATGGCTCTATGTAGAAATGCTAAGGGTCCTCTTTCAAGAATGCTAACTACCAGGCCGGGTGTTAGCTATGGACAAAGATATTCTACAGCAGCCACTGCCACTCCCATTTATCAGTCTGCAGATGACAAAACTGCATTTAGATATGCATTTGGAGTGCTTTCACGGCGATTTTGCTCTCAAACGCCTCCTGCTGCAGCAGTCCAAATGAGTCTCATTAAGCAATTGAGAGAACGGACTAGCGCTCCTATCAAAGATGTCAAGGCTTCTCTTGTCCAATGCAATTGGGATATTG AGGCGGCACAGACGGATTTGAGGAAAAGAGGGAAAGTTTTGGCAATGAAAAAGGCGGGTAGAGTTGCCACTGAAGGATTGCTTGCATTGGCTCAGAATGAGGGGAAGGCTGCTGTTATTGAACTTAATTGTGAAACTGACTTTGTTGCCAGAAATGAAATTTTCCAATACTTG GCTTTAACTTTAGCAAAGCAGGCTTTGTTGGTTGAAAATGCTTCTCAGCTGGTCTCTGGGGTCCATCCTGTAGGTCTCGAGTCTCTGGAG GAGTTGAAGTTAAATCTTGAACATCCAAAAATAAGTGGAGATACAACTGTTCAAAATGCAATTACAGAAGTGGCTGCAATGATGGGTGAGAATGTAAGACTCAGAAGGGGCTTTGTGATGTCTGCACCTTCACCCGGTATTCTTTCCACTTACCTTCATACTAGTCCTCAACCAG GTTTGGGCCGTATTGTGGGACTTTTATCTCTTGAGATAGAAGATGGGAATTCTCCGTTGGAGGCTCTCCAGCGTGTTGGATCAGAATTGGCTGTGCATCTGGTAGCAGCAAAACCATTATTCTTGACGAAGGAAGGTGTTTCCTCTGATGCATTAGAGAGTGAACGTGAAATTCTTAAGTCTCAG GCAGAAAGTACAGGGAAGTCTCAAATGGCCATAGAGAAAATGGTGGAAGGCCGTTTGCGTAAATACTACGAGGAAGTTGTTTTGATGGAGCAAAAATTTGTTATGAATGATACAATGAACGTAAAG ACACTGCTCAGCAATCTATCCAAGGAAGTGGGCTCACCTGTGAAGATAGGTAACTTTTTCAGAATGGAAGTTGGAGAGGGAATTCAAAG GGAGGAGGCGTTGAGTGCAGATGAACCAGCGGCTCAGGCAGCTTGA